The following nucleotide sequence is from Paenibacillus andongensis.
CCAAGATGGCGCCATAGCCGGTCAATTCGTTCATCGGCACTTCGTCCGTAAACTGCAGCTTGATGATCTTCTTGGCATTGAACAGCTCGTTCACTCGCCGAAGATCGCCGTCATAAACGAGCTTCCCACGATTGATGATGATCGTCCGTTTGCACAGATCCTCGATATCCGCCATGTAATGGCTCGTCAAGATGACCGTCGCTTTCGTCTGCTGGTTGTAATATTTCAGAAACTCCCGAATGCGCTTCTGCGAAATCAAGTCGAGACCGATGGTCGGCTCATCCAGGAAAATGACCTTCGGCCGATGGATCAGCGACGCGATCAGCTCCATCTTCATCCGTTCACCAAGCGAGAGCCTTCGTACCTGGATGTTGAGCAGATCCTTTACGTCCAGCAGCTCCGTTAGCTCCTCCAGAACCAGATTGTAAGGCTTATCCTCAAGCTCGTAGATGCATTTATTCAGGTACAACGATTCGTTGGCAGGCAAATCCCACCACAACTGCGATTTCTGCCCCATCACGATCGAGAACTGCATCTTGAATTCTTTCTTGCGCTCCCATGGGACATAGCCGTATACGATCGCCTCGCCGCTTGTCGGATACAGGATGCCGGACAGCATCTTCAGCGTCGTCGTTTTGCCGGAGCCGTTCGGACCCAGAAACCCGACCATTTCCCCATGCTCGATTTCGAAGGAAATATTGCTTACCGCCTCTTTGGTTAACGTTCTTCGTTTCACCAAATTTTTCAGAGAATTTTTAAACCCTAATTCTTTCTCGTAATATTCGAAGCTTTTACATAGTTGTTCGACTTTGATTAGGCTCACTGGTGCACCCCGTTTAATGTGATGTAGAGTAGCAATACACCGTACAAATGCAGCACACTGCACTTGGAACAGGCCGAAGTGCCAGGCTCCGGCATATCAAACCAGCAGGAATACGGTTGAAACGGATAAGTGGGCAGCGGGCTCTGAGCCGTGTTTCCCCCGTATACAGGCGGTCCCAATGGATCGGAACCCCCAAGACATAGCAGTTCGTAAGCTGCTCCAGCACATAAAAGCGAGGCTGAAAAAAATTAATTTCGTCAGCCTCATTGATTCATTCTGCTATAAAGTGCTGGTCGATTTGCCGCAAACAAATGTCATAGGGGTCTTCCCGCTGCATATATTGCTTCGTCCATTCTACAACTTTATCGATCGTTTGGCCGGCATTCCAGCGCGGATGCCAACCGAGCCTGCCGGTCGCTTTGGAGCAATCGAGCCGAAGCAATTGGTTTTCATGAAGCTCCGGGCGGTCAGCCGGAAGGCCATAGGAGGCTCCCCCTCCCCAGGTTTTGCAGAAATGCCCGGCCATCCATTCGACGGTCCGCATGTCGTCGTCGCGCGGACCAAAATTCCACGCTTCCGCGAATTCCGGCCCTTCCTTTACTAACCGCTCCGCAAGCAGCATATAGCCGTACAGCGGATCGAGCACATGCTGCCACGGCCGAACGGCTTCCGGATATCGGAGTTTAAGCGGCTGGCCGCTGATGATCGCCCGCACGCAATCCGGAATGAGCCGGTCTGCGGCCCAGTCGCCGCCACCGATCACATTGCCGGAGCGAGCCGTGGCGACGGCGACTCCATGCTCCGCATAACGTTCGGGCGGAAAGAAGGAACAGCGGTATGCGGACGTCGCCAGTTCGGAGCATGCCTTGCTGCTGGAGTACGGATCGTAGCCTCCAAGCGGTTCGTTCTCGCGGTAGCCCCACATCCATTCGCGATTTTCGTAGCATTTGTCCGTCGTCACGTTCAAGATCGCATGGATTGACTTTTTGCGAGCATTAACTTCCCTTACGGCTTCCAGCAGATGGATAGTTCCCATTACATTCGTACTGTACGTCCCGACCGGATCACGATACGATTCCCGCACAATCGGCTGGGCAGCCATGTGAATAACAATTTCCGGCTCGACTTGCCCGATCGCCCGCTTTAATTTCTCATAATCACGGACATCGCCGAAGACTGTAGGAATATGCCGGTCAAGCTTGCTTTGCCGAAAAAGGCTCCATTCGTTATCAGGCTCAAGCGCATACCCAGTCACACGGCTCCCCAACCTGTGGAGCCAAATGGAGAGCCACGCCCCTTTAAACC
It contains:
- a CDS encoding ABC transporter ATP-binding protein translates to MSLIKVEQLCKSFEYYEKELGFKNSLKNLVKRRTLTKEAVSNISFEIEHGEMVGFLGPNGSGKTTTLKMLSGILYPTSGEAIVYGYVPWERKKEFKMQFSIVMGQKSQLWWDLPANESLYLNKCIYELEDKPYNLVLEELTELLDVKDLLNIQVRRLSLGERMKMELIASLIHRPKVIFLDEPTIGLDLISQKRIREFLKYYNQQTKATVILTSHYMADIEDLCKRTIIINRGKLVYDGDLRRVNELFNAKKIIKLQFTDEVPMNELTGYGAILEHDGMNAVLEIDKQDLKQLSKIMLERFPILDFTIEDIPIEQGIESLYQKDGVRHEVLA
- the rfbG gene encoding CDP-glucose 4,6-dehydratase, with the translated sequence MYDLGFWNGRNVFITGNTGFKGAWLSIWLHRLGSRVTGYALEPDNEWSLFRQSKLDRHIPTVFGDVRDYEKLKRAIGQVEPEIVIHMAAQPIVRESYRDPVGTYSTNVMGTIHLLEAVREVNARKKSIHAILNVTTDKCYENREWMWGYRENEPLGGYDPYSSSKACSELATSAYRCSFFPPERYAEHGVAVATARSGNVIGGGDWAADRLIPDCVRAIISGQPLKLRYPEAVRPWQHVLDPLYGYMLLAERLVKEGPEFAEAWNFGPRDDDMRTVEWMAGHFCKTWGGGASYGLPADRPELHENQLLRLDCSKATGRLGWHPRWNAGQTIDKVVEWTKQYMQREDPYDICLRQIDQHFIAE